The following DNA comes from Photobacterium sp. DA100.
AGAAATGAAAGAAGCGACATCAGCGGAAGATGCCCTCAAGCGCCTTGCCTACTGCTATCTGGATTTTGCCTCGAAAAACCCATATCGCTGGCAGTTGATCTTCCAGCACACCATGAACGGTGAAGAGCTGCCGGAGTGGCAGTCAGAGCGAATCAACAACATGACCGGTATGCTGGAAACCCTGATCCAGCAAATCAACCCTAAGCTCAACAGTGACGAAACCCTTGAAGCGAGCCGTGTGATTTGGTCGGGCGTTCACGGGATCACCCTGCTATCGGTTGATGACAAGCTATTCACCTCCGTTCCCGTTGATGGCAAAGCATTGATTGATAACCTGTTAACTACTTACCTTAACGCATGGAAAGGGTAATCAATTAACATTTATTAATTTGTATCTGGCCTTAATTTAGGCCAGATAGCTATACACTCATATCAACAAGTGATACCGTCTTTTTGAACCGCATTCGCTGCGGTGACTACTTTCGATGATCTATTCGAACTCAGGCTAACGTATTCATGTCAGATCAGTCTCGACTCCTAACCCAGCGGCGCTTCCTGCCCTACTTCCTTACACAGGCCTTCGGGGCATTCAACGACAACATCTACAAGAATGTGTTGTTGATCCTCATAGCCTTTGCCGCTCCGGGCACATTACCGGTAGACAGTGATCTGATCATCAACTTGGCTGCGGGCTTATTCATTTTGCCTTTCTTCCTATTCTCCGCGACCGCCGGGGTGATCACCGATAAATATGACAAGGCCACCATCATGCGCATGGTCAAGATGGCCGAGATTGTCATCATGACCTTGGCAGCCATGGCCTTTATCAGCGAAAACTACATGATGCTGCTGATCCTGCTGTTCCTGATGGGAACCCAATCAGCATTTTTCGGCCCGGCCAAATATGCCCTGCTTCCCCAACACCTGAAAAAAGAAGAGCTGGTCTCCGGCAATGCCCTGGTCGAAACCGGCACTTTCCTTGCCATTCTGATCGGTACCCTTCTGGCGGGTGTGATTGCCAACCAAGAACAGGCCACCTATATCGCAGCCATCAGCGTGGTCAGCTTTGCGGTGATTGGCTATTTGTGCTCTCAAGGGATCCCATCGGCCAAACCGAGTAACCCGGATCTGAAATTCAAATGGCAGCCGGTAAAACAAACCCGCAAGACGCTGGCCATTGCCCGCAAAGACAGAACCGTATTCCAGTGTATCCTGGGGATCAGCTGGTTCTGGTTCCTCGGTGCCTGCTACCTGACCCAGTTCCCGAACTTCGCCAAATTGCACCTGGGTGGCAATGCGGCCTCGGTCTCTTTCTTGCTGACCCTGTTTTCGATCGGCATCGCCATCGGTTCGCTACTGTGTGACCGGCTATCGGGCCACCGCATCGAACCGGGCATCGTCCCGCTGGGCAGCATGGGGATCACCCTCTTTGG
Coding sequences within:
- a CDS encoding TetR-like C-terminal domain-containing protein → MARRNDHTREELVSMTLEQVKNFLAEHPHHELSLRKVAAMIGYVPSTLVNVFGNYNLLLLHAVAQTLDELFAQAEAEMKEATSAEDALKRLAYCYLDFASKNPYRWQLIFQHTMNGEELPEWQSERINNMTGMLETLIQQINPKLNSDETLEASRVIWSGVHGITLLSVDDKLFTSVPVDGKALIDNLLTTYLNAWKG